The following coding sequences are from one Candidatus Zixiibacteriota bacterium window:
- a CDS encoding dihydroorotase produces MPKKSYDLVIRGGRVIDPALGFGREASIFIKDGKIVKMEKTSEGSRDLKGMPEEKVIDAAGMIVTPGLIDVHVHLREPGREDEETVETGCRAAAAGGFTSLCCMPNTAPAIDNQETVKFVQDRAQSADARVYVVGAITKGRKGAELSEIGDLVKVGAVAVSDDGAYLQNAEIMRRALQYSRMFNIPVLQHAEDQQLCEGAVMNESFESTKLGLKGAPPEAEEIAVLRDIALARSTGGRVHFQHITTKRAIEAIRQAKKEGIRVTAEAAPHHLVLNDAEIAKAFNTNLRVNPPLRSESDRQALIEGLVDGTIDCIASDHAPHSEEEKDCEFDLAPPGMIGLETSLALINTFLIEKGLMNWADVIRKMTVNPAHILKLPGGTLAVGSSADITIIDPEKKWTVRADKFRSKSKNSPYIGWKLTGQVARTILGGRTVYQR; encoded by the coding sequence ATGCCGAAAAAATCATACGATCTGGTCATTCGCGGCGGCCGCGTCATCGACCCCGCGCTCGGCTTCGGCCGCGAAGCGAGCATTTTCATCAAAGACGGCAAGATCGTCAAGATGGAAAAGACCTCCGAGGGGTCGCGCGACCTGAAAGGCATGCCCGAGGAGAAAGTCATTGATGCGGCGGGGATGATCGTCACCCCCGGCCTGATCGACGTGCACGTCCACCTGCGCGAGCCGGGGCGCGAGGATGAGGAAACGGTCGAGACCGGCTGCCGGGCGGCCGCCGCCGGCGGCTTCACCTCGCTCTGCTGCATGCCCAATACCGCCCCGGCCATCGACAACCAGGAAACCGTCAAGTTCGTCCAGGACCGCGCCCAGTCGGCCGACGCCCGCGTGTACGTGGTCGGCGCCATCACCAAGGGACGCAAAGGGGCCGAGCTCTCCGAAATCGGGGATCTCGTGAAGGTCGGCGCGGTGGCGGTCTCCGACGACGGCGCCTACCTGCAGAACGCCGAGATCATGCGCCGCGCCCTCCAGTACAGCCGCATGTTCAACATCCCGGTCCTCCAGCACGCCGAGGACCAGCAGCTGTGCGAGGGCGCCGTCATGAACGAATCGTTCGAGTCGACCAAGCTCGGCCTGAAAGGGGCGCCGCCCGAGGCCGAGGAGATCGCCGTGCTCCGCGACATCGCCCTCGCCCGCTCGACCGGCGGACGGGTGCACTTCCAGCATATCACGACCAAGCGGGCGATCGAGGCCATCCGGCAGGCCAAGAAGGAAGGGATCCGCGTCACCGCCGAGGCCGCCCCGCACCACCTCGTCCTCAACGACGCGGAAATCGCGAAAGCGTTCAATACCAACCTCCGGGTCAACCCGCCCCTCCGCTCGGAGAGCGACCGGCAGGCGCTCATCGAAGGCCTCGTGGACGGCACGATCGACTGCATCGCCTCCGATCACGCACCCCACTCCGAGGAGGAGAAAGACTGCGAGTTCGACCTGGCTCCCCCCGGTATGATCGGGCTGGAGACTTCCCTCGCACTCATCAACACGTTCCTCATCGAGAAGGGTCTGATGAACTGGGCCGACGTGATCCGCAAAATGACCGTCAACCCGGCCCACATCCTGAAACTCCCCGGCGGGACGCTGGCGGTCGGTTCCTCCGCCGACATCACGATCATCGACCCGGAGAAGAAGTGGACGGTGCGGGCCGACAAGTTCCGGTCGAAATCGAAGAACTCGCCCTATATCGGGTGGAAGCTGACGGGCCAGGTCGCCCGGACCATTCTCGGCGGCCGCACGGTCTACCAGCGCTAA
- a CDS encoding aspartate carbamoyltransferase catalytic subunit: MSRLSSNHLLGLEGVPRADIELILDTADTFREVLERTIKKVPTLRGLTVLNLFYEPSTRTRISFELAEKRLSADTIAFTKAGTSVSKGESLRDTVQNIEAMKIDMVVVRHSSAGAPYFLTQCVDANIINAGDGSHEHPTQALLDMYTIRKKYGRLDGLRVVLVGDVRHSRVIRSNIWGLKTMGASVALCGPSTLLPREIEQFGCDSYTDLDEALDGADVVNVMRIQLERQQAGLFPSQREYTNLWGINRERLKRLNKNYTIMHPGPINRGVEITSDVADGDRSVILDQVTNGQAVRMAVLYLLRGKDEGEVE, encoded by the coding sequence ATGAGCCGACTGAGTTCCAACCACCTGCTGGGACTCGAAGGGGTCCCGCGCGCCGACATCGAACTGATCCTGGATACGGCCGACACCTTCCGCGAGGTGCTGGAACGGACGATCAAGAAGGTGCCGACCCTGCGCGGCCTCACCGTTCTCAACCTCTTCTACGAGCCGTCCACGCGCACCCGGATTTCCTTCGAGCTGGCGGAGAAGCGGCTCTCGGCCGACACCATCGCCTTTACCAAGGCCGGCACCTCGGTGTCGAAAGGGGAGTCCCTCCGCGACACGGTGCAGAATATCGAGGCCATGAAGATCGACATGGTCGTGGTGCGGCACAGCTCGGCCGGCGCGCCCTACTTCCTGACCCAGTGCGTCGACGCCAACATCATCAACGCCGGCGACGGGTCGCACGAACACCCCACCCAGGCGCTTCTGGACATGTACACGATCCGCAAGAAGTACGGCCGGCTCGACGGTCTTCGGGTGGTGCTGGTCGGGGACGTGCGGCACTCGCGCGTGATCCGCTCGAACATCTGGGGGCTCAAGACCATGGGCGCCTCGGTCGCCCTCTGCGGACCATCCACCCTCCTGCCGCGCGAGATCGAGCAGTTCGGTTGCGACAGCTACACCGATCTCGATGAGGCGCTCGACGGCGCGGACGTCGTCAATGTCATGCGCATCCAGCTCGAACGCCAGCAGGCCGGCCTTTTCCCGTCCCAGCGGGAGTACACCAACCTCTGGGGCATCAACCGTGAGCGCCTCAAACGGCTCAACAAGAACTACACGATTATGCACCCGGGTCCGATCAACCGCGGCGTGGAGATCACCAGCGACGTGGCCGACGGCGACCGGTCGGTGATCCTCGACCAGGTCACCAACGGGCAGGCGGTCCGCATGGCCGTCCTCTATCTCCTGCGCGGCAAGGACGAGGGGGAGGTCGAGTAA
- the pyrR gene encoding bifunctional pyr operon transcriptional regulator/uracil phosphoribosyltransferase PyrR, translating to MEVSLPAQTDLILDEKKIARALQRIAHEIVERNAGAESLVIIGVLTRGAFLARRIARHIEELEGVKVPVGLMDISLYRDDVHSKLDQPIVQQTQILFAVVDRNVILIDDVLFTGRTVRAALDQIIDFGRPRSIQLAVLVDRGHRELPFRPDYVGVNIPTARDDRVVLEVKEKEGQDRVYVIRAGGLKSRPAAPGTAPAKKTARAAGKKPKGKGSAK from the coding sequence ATGGAGGTTTCATTGCCTGCACAGACGGATCTAATTCTCGATGAGAAGAAAATCGCCCGCGCCCTGCAGCGGATCGCGCACGAAATTGTCGAGCGCAACGCCGGGGCCGAATCGCTCGTCATCATCGGTGTGCTCACCCGCGGCGCCTTTCTCGCCCGCCGCATCGCCCGGCACATCGAGGAACTGGAAGGCGTCAAAGTCCCGGTCGGGCTCATGGATATCAGCCTCTACCGGGACGACGTGCACTCGAAACTCGACCAGCCCATCGTCCAGCAGACCCAGATCCTCTTCGCCGTCGTCGACCGCAACGTCATCCTCATCGACGACGTGCTCTTCACGGGGCGCACGGTGCGCGCCGCGCTCGATCAGATCATCGATTTCGGCCGGCCGCGCTCGATCCAGCTGGCCGTGCTCGTCGACCGCGGCCACCGCGAACTGCCTTTCCGCCCCGACTACGTGGGCGTGAATATCCCCACCGCCCGCGACGACCGGGTGGTTCTGGAAGTGAAGGAGAAGGAAGGTCAGGACCGGGTGTACGTGATCCGCGCCGGGGGCCTGAAGAGCCGGCCGGCGGCTCCCGGGACAGCGCCGGCGAAGAAGACCGCACGCGCGGCCGGGAAAAAACCGAAAGGGAAGGGGAGCGCCAAATGA
- a CDS encoding polysaccharide deacetylase family protein — MWHMCSRLCRHSGRAAVVVLLLAGLSFTSAEAKGDHEICITFDELPAAQGFSSTAPDQVLRPILKALKKYDVKAAGFVVGQNLESSFDLLGQWLNDGHCLGNLTYSYSDLNEVGAVNVEAFIADIVAGQQAIEPMLEGFGQQRRYFRYPFLHYGTSLEMYRAVAGYLDANDIAVAHASVIVDDYLYDLGLQKVGGRPTDKEYEQLMNEYVNHVLDQIEAAEVLAKEILGRPCRQILQLRANQLNAMYLDVMLQAIKDMGYEFISLDRALQDEAYQKPHAYFGGKGVGYLEMIDRSDPDLLPAGE; from the coding sequence ATGTGGCACATGTGCAGCCGGCTGTGCCGGCACTCCGGGCGGGCCGCCGTTGTCGTCCTGCTGCTTGCCGGTCTGAGTTTCACCTCGGCCGAGGCGAAGGGCGACCACGAGATCTGCATCACCTTTGACGAGCTCCCGGCCGCCCAGGGGTTCTCGTCCACCGCGCCCGACCAGGTCTTGCGGCCGATCCTCAAGGCGCTCAAGAAGTACGATGTCAAAGCGGCCGGCTTCGTCGTCGGCCAGAACCTTGAATCCTCATTCGATCTGCTCGGCCAATGGCTCAACGACGGCCACTGCCTGGGCAATCTCACGTACTCCTACAGCGATCTCAACGAGGTCGGCGCGGTCAATGTCGAAGCTTTCATCGCCGACATCGTCGCCGGGCAGCAGGCGATCGAGCCGATGCTCGAGGGGTTCGGTCAGCAGCGCCGCTATTTCCGCTACCCCTTCCTCCACTACGGCACCTCCCTCGAAATGTACCGCGCTGTCGCCGGGTACCTCGACGCCAACGACATCGCGGTCGCCCACGCGAGCGTCATCGTCGATGACTACCTCTACGACCTCGGGCTGCAGAAAGTCGGCGGCCGGCCGACCGACAAAGAGTACGAACAGCTCATGAACGAATACGTCAACCATGTCCTCGATCAGATCGAAGCCGCGGAGGTGTTGGCCAAGGAGATACTCGGCCGGCCCTGCCGCCAGATCCTCCAGTTGCGCGCGAACCAGCTCAACGCGATGTACCTCGACGTCATGCTCCAGGCGATCAAGGACATGGGCTACGAGTTCATTTCCCTCGACCGGGCGCTCCAGGACGAGGCCTACCAGAAGCCACACGCGTATTTCGGCGGCAAGGGGGTCGGGTATCTCGAGATGATCGACCGAAGCGACCCGGACTTGCTCCCGGCGGGCGAGTGA
- the pyk gene encoding pyruvate kinase, translating to MKHTKILATFGPAIDDPDRLRELVSAGVNLFRVNCSHGESADFCRAAATIRQATARACFPIGLLFDISGPKLRLDRFEGSLDIAEGTELTLVADRTDLAHRLIAVNHPAVIASLRVDDRLFMDDGQFLFHVTARTEQAVTVRSHSSGKLLGGKGINLPGVPLPIPTITAKDRQDIETAVRCGADYIALSFVRSADDVVQARELIAAAGGGPKVIAKLEKREAIDRLDEIMSAADGVMIARGDLGVELPPEVLPRLQRHIIKVANKFHKPVIVATQMLESMRFNPRPTRAEVNDVASAVLDFVDAVMLSAETATGKFPVEAARMMTQVITATEEALPAASAVRVERTVTDPVPQAIADAVSFVQEQGTARVVFAFTSSGFTAQLISNLFSPYPIIALTLNRCVMSALSLHRSVYPVLVEQPASFDEIARLVSAIGRAYAGVRPGDRVVVTGGAPFGQMKPTNFMMIVTILDERESG from the coding sequence GTGAAACATACGAAGATACTGGCCACCTTCGGTCCAGCCATCGACGATCCCGATCGGCTTCGGGAGCTCGTCTCGGCCGGCGTCAACCTGTTCCGAGTCAACTGCTCCCATGGCGAGTCCGCCGATTTCTGCCGGGCCGCCGCCACGATCCGCCAGGCCACCGCCCGGGCTTGTTTCCCGATCGGCCTGTTGTTCGATATTTCCGGGCCCAAATTGCGCCTGGATCGCTTTGAGGGGAGCCTCGACATTGCCGAGGGGACCGAGCTCACCCTGGTCGCCGACCGGACAGACCTGGCCCATCGACTGATCGCGGTCAACCATCCCGCCGTGATTGCCTCGCTGCGTGTCGACGACCGGCTGTTCATGGATGACGGTCAGTTTCTCTTTCACGTGACCGCACGGACTGAACAGGCCGTGACCGTGCGGTCGCACAGCTCCGGAAAGTTATTGGGCGGCAAGGGAATTAACCTTCCCGGCGTGCCCCTGCCGATTCCCACGATCACCGCCAAGGACCGCCAAGATATCGAGACCGCGGTGCGCTGCGGCGCCGACTATATCGCGCTCTCGTTTGTGCGCTCGGCCGACGATGTCGTTCAGGCGCGGGAACTCATCGCCGCCGCCGGCGGTGGCCCGAAGGTTATCGCCAAGCTCGAGAAGCGCGAGGCGATCGACCGGCTCGACGAGATAATGTCGGCGGCCGACGGGGTGATGATCGCGCGGGGGGATCTCGGCGTCGAACTGCCGCCGGAGGTCCTGCCCCGCCTGCAGCGGCATATCATCAAGGTCGCGAACAAGTTCCACAAACCGGTGATCGTCGCCACTCAGATGCTCGAGTCGATGCGGTTCAATCCGCGGCCCACCCGGGCAGAGGTTAACGACGTAGCCTCGGCGGTGCTCGACTTTGTCGACGCCGTCATGCTCTCGGCGGAAACGGCCACCGGCAAATTCCCGGTGGAGGCGGCCCGCATGATGACGCAGGTGATCACCGCCACCGAGGAGGCCCTCCCCGCCGCAAGTGCCGTCCGGGTCGAGCGAACGGTCACCGATCCCGTCCCGCAGGCGATCGCCGACGCCGTCAGCTTCGTTCAGGAGCAGGGAACCGCCCGCGTCGTATTCGCCTTTACCAGCTCCGGCTTCACCGCCCAGCTCATCTCAAACTTGTTTTCGCCGTATCCGATTATAGCTTTGACTTTGAATCGCTGCGTGATGTCGGCCCTGTCGCTCCACCGCTCGGTGTATCCGGTGTTGGTGGAGCAGCCGGCTTCGTTTGATGAGATCGCGCGTCTGGTGAGCGCGATCGGCCGCGCCTACGCCGGCGTGCGGCCGGGCGACCGCGTGGTAGTGACCGGCGGTGCGCCGTTCGGCCAAATGAAACCGACAAATTTCATGATGATCGTGACCATTCTGGACGAAAGGGAATCCGGGTAG
- a CDS encoding aspartyl protease family protein, with the protein MGSLVLTAAAVVVAAAAGAVDVDSLLVQSVGGPEAYRTLAAMTSYRTEGKADINGLEGTYTQVYAAPDRFYMEIRIGGMTLVSAFDGRTAWQRDHNGRVSEVEGMEKRQLIEQVYLASYSFIISGRLPGRSEFLGDTTIADTSWLRVALYPRPDDTVVMLLDGQSALPAYVVQRLDNLTGVTRLSDYRTVAGVALAHSARTEFPEAALYTEMTTESVAFNVEVDPALFDLPGAEPVDYRFAAGADSVVIPFTYYRGHVWLPAAVNGATVAWFILDSGASANLLNDALTAPLGLTSVGSVPAKGVGGFEEVPLVRTDSITIGSLTLVDQIAAAMDWDRLGIEPPPGAQAGGILGHDFLSRFPVLIDYSDSTLTAYNPAAFTAPAGGTAVDFHLTMLVPTISASVGGVEGDFIIDLGNSVGLVLHDRFFQDHRLDTVLTNLASVDRPIGGVGGTARTRSAVVPAFRIGGMVLSDVPVVIPESTQGLAGSTELAGNIGNLVLQEFRVLLDYRASRVYFYPPGAREGVAR; encoded by the coding sequence ATGGGCAGCCTGGTGCTGACAGCGGCGGCAGTTGTCGTCGCGGCCGCGGCCGGAGCGGTCGATGTGGATTCGCTCCTGGTGCAGTCGGTCGGCGGGCCGGAGGCGTACCGCACGCTCGCCGCCATGACCTCCTACCGGACGGAGGGGAAGGCCGATATCAACGGTCTGGAGGGGACTTACACTCAGGTCTATGCCGCCCCGGACCGATTCTATATGGAAATCCGGATCGGCGGGATGACGCTGGTGTCAGCCTTTGACGGCCGGACCGCCTGGCAGCGCGACCACAACGGCCGGGTGTCGGAAGTGGAAGGGATGGAGAAGCGCCAGTTGATTGAACAGGTCTACCTGGCCTCGTATTCATTTATCATCTCCGGTCGTCTGCCCGGCCGCTCCGAGTTTCTGGGGGACACGACGATCGCCGACACCTCGTGGCTTCGGGTCGCCCTCTATCCCCGGCCGGACGACACGGTCGTCATGCTGCTGGACGGGCAGTCGGCCCTGCCGGCGTACGTCGTGCAGCGGCTCGATAACCTCACGGGCGTGACGCGGCTGTCCGATTACCGGACGGTTGCGGGGGTGGCGCTGGCGCACTCCGCGCGGACCGAATTCCCCGAGGCGGCGTTATATACGGAGATGACAACCGAGAGCGTGGCGTTCAACGTCGAGGTCGATCCCGCGCTGTTCGACCTGCCGGGGGCGGAACCGGTCGACTACCGCTTCGCCGCAGGCGCCGATTCCGTGGTGATTCCTTTCACGTACTACCGGGGGCACGTGTGGCTGCCCGCCGCGGTCAACGGCGCGACGGTCGCCTGGTTCATCCTCGATTCCGGGGCCTCGGCCAACCTGCTCAACGATGCGCTGACCGCGCCGCTGGGACTGACATCGGTCGGGTCGGTCCCCGCCAAAGGGGTAGGCGGGTTCGAGGAAGTCCCTCTGGTGCGGACCGACTCCATTACGATCGGCTCGCTCACCCTGGTGGACCAGATTGCCGCGGCGATGGACTGGGACCGGCTGGGGATCGAACCGCCGCCGGGCGCCCAGGCAGGGGGTATCCTGGGCCATGACTTCCTGTCCCGTTTTCCGGTGCTGATTGACTACTCCGATTCGACGCTGACCGCGTACAACCCGGCTGCCTTCACCGCGCCCGCCGGTGGAACGGCGGTCGATTTTCACCTGACCATGCTCGTCCCGACGATTTCGGCGTCGGTCGGCGGCGTCGAAGGAGACTTCATCATCGACCTCGGCAACTCGGTCGGGCTGGTGCTGCACGATCGGTTTTTTCAGGATCACCGTCTCGACACGGTCCTGACCAACCTCGCCTCCGTTGATCGGCCGATCGGCGGGGTGGGGGGAACCGCGCGCACCCGCTCGGCGGTGGTGCCGGCGTTTCGCATCGGCGGCATGGTGCTGTCCGATGTGCCGGTGGTCATTCCCGAATCGACCCAGGGGTTGGCGGGGAGTACGGAGCTGGCGGGCAATATCGGCAATCTGGTGCTGCAGGAGTTTCGGGTGCTGCTGGACTACCGCGCGAGCCGGGTGTACTTTTACCCGCCCGGCGCGCGGGAAGGAGTCGCACGATGA
- the gap gene encoding type I glyceraldehyde-3-phosphate dehydrogenase: protein MRVAINGFGRIGRLVFRAAQDTSIEFVAINDITDAATLGHLLKYDSVHRSYPGEVKAEGTNLKVDGRTIPVMAVLDPAQLPWKELKVDVVLECTGKFTKKDDAMKHVAAGAHKVLISAPAKGHDGTFIPGINSDLYDRDKHHVISIGSCTTNCLAPVAKVLLESFGIVNGFMTTIHSYTADQRLMDAPHKDLRRARSAALSMVPTTTGAAKAIAEVIPALKGKMDGCAIRVPTPNASLVDLAVTLEREATVQEINAAMKKAAESPALRRALQYMEDPIVSVDVIGNPHGSVFDSQLTMVHGRLAKVFSWYDNEWGFSNRMVDMMLMML from the coding sequence ATGAGAGTTGCCATCAACGGATTCGGACGTATCGGGCGCCTCGTGTTTCGGGCCGCTCAGGACACCAGCATTGAGTTTGTCGCGATTAACGATATCACCGATGCCGCCACACTCGGACACCTGCTCAAGTACGATTCCGTCCACCGGAGCTACCCCGGCGAGGTGAAGGCCGAGGGGACGAACCTGAAGGTCGACGGGCGGACGATTCCGGTCATGGCGGTGCTCGACCCGGCCCAGTTGCCGTGGAAGGAGCTCAAAGTCGACGTGGTGCTCGAGTGCACGGGGAAGTTCACGAAGAAGGACGACGCGATGAAGCACGTCGCGGCGGGCGCCCACAAGGTGCTCATCTCGGCGCCGGCCAAGGGCCACGACGGCACCTTTATCCCGGGGATCAACTCGGACCTCTACGACCGCGACAAGCACCACGTCATTTCGATCGGATCGTGCACGACCAACTGCCTGGCCCCGGTGGCGAAGGTTCTGCTGGAGAGTTTCGGGATCGTCAACGGGTTCATGACGACGATCCACTCGTACACGGCCGACCAGCGGCTCATGGATGCGCCGCACAAAGATCTGCGGCGGGCGCGCTCGGCGGCCCTGTCGATGGTGCCGACGACCACGGGCGCGGCCAAGGCGATTGCCGAGGTGATCCCGGCGCTCAAGGGGAAAATGGACGGCTGCGCCATCCGCGTCCCCACCCCGAACGCCTCGCTGGTGGATCTCGCAGTGACGCTGGAGCGGGAGGCCACGGTGCAGGAGATCAACGCGGCCATGAAGAAGGCGGCGGAATCGCCGGCTCTGCGGCGCGCGCTGCAGTACATGGAGGACCCGATCGTGTCGGTCGACGTGATCGGTAACCCGCACGGCTCGGTGTTCGACAGCCAGTTGACGATGGTGCACGGGCGGCTGGCGAAAGTGTTCAGCTGGTACGACAATGAGTGGGGCTTCTCCAACCGCATGGTCGACATGATGCTCATGATGCTGTGA